In Planktothrix serta PCC 8927, a single genomic region encodes these proteins:
- a CDS encoding serine/threonine-protein kinase has product MSYCLNPYCRAPQNPSGINVCQTCGTTLVLKERYRAVQELGGGGMSRTFLAVDLDRFNTSCIIKQFSPQSHKTSLIQQAIERFNQEALRLKELGSHPQIPGLYAYFEQEQHLYLIEEWVEGKNLLQELNENGAFSEDKIIQLLQDILLILQFIHQHQIIHRDIKPDNIIRRKTDKKLVLIDFGIAKHSLNLVQPHTGTLAGTIGYAPLEQMRGGKAYPASDLYSLGMTCIHLLTQIPPNQLFDPFSGELIWRSHLPDLNQNLSLQLNQILDKLLKDLVKERYQTVEEVLQDLEPNQQQPITPLQINTAIPPPSPLNIIVATELQAITSHRFDQKHLFFTANPISFSSHNSLLKEQNSVLPYAVNSSLIATLNPPLFPDKFIPKTEIKFKPLFPISSTPSHLSLECINSLSGHQDTIQALTIGPNGYILVSGSQDKTLIIWNLKTGQLLYRLRGHEAAICAVAISPNGRKLVSGSLDRTLISWNLDKRAIADRFFSHSGSPYSHRDGAVYAVAYSPDGCIIASGSEDHSIKLWNQRNGELLYRCSEHLEGVLSVQFINNSILNQSLGNVNNIHAYHHFFVSGSSDGKIKIWQFNRLKSLQTLTGHLDQVSSIFVSPTQPLLVSGSADHTVKLWDLNTGELIKTLTQHSDRVSSVAISPDGKWLASSSGDGTIYLWDISQPHHLGILSHRLEGYPPIIFSPDNQRFICCGEDAQIKVWKFKV; this is encoded by the coding sequence ATGAGTTATTGTCTAAATCCCTATTGTCGAGCACCTCAAAATCCTTCAGGGATAAACGTTTGTCAAACCTGTGGTACTACGTTAGTTTTAAAAGAACGTTATCGTGCTGTACAGGAACTTGGAGGAGGAGGTATGAGTCGCACCTTTTTAGCCGTTGATTTAGATCGGTTCAATACCTCCTGCATTATTAAACAATTTTCGCCTCAATCTCATAAAACTTCCCTAATTCAACAAGCCATTGAACGCTTTAATCAAGAAGCATTACGCTTGAAAGAATTAGGATCTCATCCTCAAATTCCCGGCTTATATGCCTATTTTGAACAAGAACAACACCTCTATTTAATTGAAGAATGGGTAGAAGGGAAAAATTTACTCCAAGAATTAAATGAAAACGGCGCGTTTAGTGAAGATAAAATTATTCAACTCTTACAAGATATTTTACTGATTTTACAATTTATTCATCAACATCAAATCATTCATCGAGATATTAAACCCGATAATATTATTAGAAGAAAAACAGATAAAAAATTAGTTTTAATCGATTTTGGAATTGCCAAACATAGCCTCAATTTAGTTCAACCCCACACAGGAACCTTAGCAGGAACGATTGGTTATGCACCGTTAGAACAAATGCGAGGAGGAAAAGCCTATCCAGCGAGTGATTTATATAGTTTAGGGATGACTTGTATTCATTTACTCACTCAAATTCCTCCTAATCAATTATTTGATCCTTTTAGTGGGGAATTAATTTGGCGATCGCATCTCCCTGACCTCAATCAAAACTTAAGTCTTCAATTAAACCAAATATTAGATAAATTACTCAAAGATTTAGTCAAAGAACGTTATCAAACTGTTGAGGAAGTTTTACAAGATTTAGAACCCAATCAACAGCAACCTATAACTCCACTTCAGATTAACACAGCCATCCCGCCACCTTCCCCTTTAAATATTATCGTAGCGACTGAACTACAAGCTATTACTTCCCACCGCTTTGATCAAAAGCATCTATTTTTTACTGCTAACCCGATATCCTTCTCATCCCATAATTCCTTATTAAAAGAGCAAAATTCTGTCTTACCTTATGCTGTCAATTCTAGCTTGATAGCGACTCTAAACCCTCCCTTATTTCCCGATAAATTTATCCCAAAAACTGAAATTAAATTCAAACCCCTATTTCCCATTTCCTCAACTCCCTCTCATCTTTCCCTAGAATGTATTAATAGTTTATCCGGTCATCAAGATACCATTCAAGCCTTAACAATTGGCCCCAATGGATATATTTTAGTCAGTGGAAGTCAGGATAAAACCTTAATAATATGGAATTTAAAAACCGGACAATTATTATATCGATTAAGGGGTCATGAAGCTGCCATTTGTGCTGTTGCTATTAGTCCTAATGGTCGTAAATTAGTCAGTGGCAGTTTAGATCGAACTTTAATTTCATGGAATTTAGATAAAAGAGCGATCGCCGACCGTTTTTTTAGTCATTCAGGTTCCCCCTATAGTCATCGGGATGGTGCTGTTTATGCCGTTGCTTATAGTCCCGACGGTTGTATTATTGCCAGTGGTAGTGAAGACCATAGTATTAAACTTTGGAATCAAAGAAACGGCGAATTACTTTATCGTTGTTCTGAACATTTAGAGGGAGTTTTATCGGTTCAATTTATCAATAATTCTATTCTAAATCAATCTTTAGGAAATGTCAATAATATTCATGCTTATCATCATTTTTTTGTCAGTGGAAGTAGCGATGGAAAGATTAAAATTTGGCAATTTAATCGTTTAAAAAGTCTACAAACCTTAACGGGACATTTAGATCAAGTTTCTTCAATTTTTGTGAGTCCAACTCAACCTTTATTAGTCAGTGGAAGTGCTGATCATACCGTCAAATTGTGGGATTTGAACACCGGAGAATTAATCAAAACCTTAACCCAACATTCCGATCGGGTTTCATCAGTTGCCATTAGTCCCGATGGTAAATGGTTAGCGAGTAGCAGTGGCGATGGTACAATTTATCTTTGGGATATCAGTCAACCTCACCACTTAGGAATTTTATCCCATCGTTTAGAGGGATATCCTCCGATTATTTTCAGTCCTGATAATCAACGGTTTATTTGTTGTGGAGAAGATGCTCAAATTAAGGTCTGGAAATTCAAGGTTTGA